Proteins encoded together in one Passer domesticus isolate bPasDom1 chromosome 6, bPasDom1.hap1, whole genome shotgun sequence window:
- the TTBK2 gene encoding tau-tubulin kinase 2 isoform X5, translating to MSGGGDQPDILSVGILVKERWKVLRKIGGGGFGEIYDALDLLTRENVALKVESAQQPKQVLKMEVAVLKKLQGKDHVCRFIGCGRNDRFNYVVMQLQGRNLADLRRSQSRGTFTISTTLRLGKQILESIESIHSVGFLHRDIKPSNFAMGRFPSTCRKCFMLDFGLARQFTNSCGDVRPPRAVAGFRGTVRYASINAHRNREMGRHDDLWSLFYMLVEFVVGQLPWRKIKDKEQVGSIKERYEHRLMLKHLPQEFNVFLDHISNLDYFTKPDYQLLMSVFDNSMKTFGVIESDPFDWEKSGTDGSLTTTTTSTTPQLHTRLTPAAIGIANATPIPGDLLRENTDEVFPDEQLSDGENVIPVGVSPEKLPGSPGHQRPQEKDVWEEMDANRNKIKLGISKAATEEENSHGPGNGMLNAPSLGSPIRVRSETTQLDRDVPLVRKLRSIHSFELEKRMTLESKPDTDKFLETCLEKKQKDLKVAETPVAAVPPLSQKTSLPAPVTARTDHVWHYDEEYLPDASKPVSANSPDHADGVMSNGFVAVNLSSCRQEVDSKEWVIIDKERDLQDFRTNEALGHKMTGSPSDEEPEVLQVLEESLPEEQSREGGWAGKNVHAKNQTSGVEFVLDMECHPAASEQLTDRLELLSGAAGQLLAATPTSPMEAQAEGAITPLNSCHMLHFSTPRISSPILRTMSPIAYLSIHSDPLREAALPRSQSAESHSSSSRSTARRQLPVIPCGSKCPPVIRISKAQPEQTRRIIK from the exons TTGAGAAAAATAGGAGGTGGaggatttggagaaatctacGATGCACTGGACTTGCTTACTCGGGAAAATGTTGCACTGAAGGTCGAATCAGCTCAGCagccaaagcaagtgctgaaAATGGAAGTAGCTGTGTTGAAGAAGCTGCAAG gAAAAGATCATGTCTGTAGATTCATAGGATGTGGACGGAATGACAGATTTAACTATGTGGTCATGCAGTTGCAG GGTCGGAACTTGGCAGACCTGCGTCGTAGCCAATCTCGAGGGACATTCACCATTAGTACCACTCTGCGCCTTGGGAAGCAGATTCTGGAATCTATTGAGAGTATTCATTCTGTGGgattcctgcacagggacataAAACCA tcAAACTTTGCAATGGGACGTTTTCCAAGCACCTGTAGGAAGTGTTTTATGCTGGATTTCGGCTTAGCACGGCAATTTACCAACTCATGTGGGGATGTCAGAcca CCACGAGCTGTTGCTGGCTTTCGAGGAACGGTACGATACGCATCAATCAACGCTCATAGAAACAGA GAAATGGGTCGGCATGATGACCTCTGGTCTCTCTTCTACATGTTGGTGGAATTTGTGGTTGGGCAGCTGCcttggagaaaaataaaagataag GAGCAAGTGGGCTCCATTAAAGAAAGGTATGAACACAGACTTATGTTGAAACATCTTCCTCAAGAATTCAACGTCTTTCTGGATCACATTTCTAATTTGGATTACTTCACAAAGCCTGATTACCAG cttCTTATGTCTGTGTTTGACAACAGCATGAAAACGTTTGGGGTTATTGAAAGCGACCCTTTTGACTGGGAGAAGAGTGGAACTGATGGCTCTctgacaacaacaacaacttcAACCACTCCTCAGCTGCACACTCGTCTTACGCCGGCTGCAATTGG AATTGCCAATGCCACTCCTATCCCAGGAGATTTGCTGCGGGAAAATACAGATGAAGTATTCCCTGATGAACAGCTCAGTGATGGAGAGAATGTTATTCCTGTTGGTGTATCACCAGAGAAACTACCTGGATCCCCTGGACATCAGCGTCCTCAGGAAAAAGATGTTTGGGAAGAAATGGAtgcaaacagaaacaaaataaaactggGGATCTCTAAG GCTGccacagaggaagaaaacagccaCGGACCAGGGAATGGAATGCTTAATGCCCCAAGCCTCGGTTCTCCAATTCGAGTTCGCTCAGAGACCACCCAGTTAGACAGAGATGTTCCACTGGTGCGGAAGTTACGCTCCATTCACAGCTTTGAACTGGAGAAGCGTATGACCTTGGAGTCTAAGCCCGACACTGATAAGTTTCTTGAGACCTG TTTGGAGAAGAAGCAGAAAGACTTGAAAGTGGCAGAGACTCCTGTTGCTGCTGTTCCTCCTCTTTCTCAGAAAACATCTCTTCCTGCTCCTGTGACTGCCCGCACGGACCATGTTTGGCACTATGATGAAGAGTATCTTCCAGATGCTTCAAAGCCTGTGTCAGCTAATTCTCCTGACCATGCTGATGGTGTTATGAGCAATGGATTTGTAGCTGTTAACCTaagctcctgcaggcaggaggTTGATTCTAAGGAATGGGTGATAATAGATAAGGAACGGGACTTGCAGGACTTCAGGACAAATGAGGCTTTAGGGCACAAAATGACTGGAAGTCCCTCAGATGAAGAGCCAGAGGTATTACAAGTTCTAGAGGAGTCCCTTCCGGAAGAGCAGTCCAGAGAGGGCGGTTGGGCAGGAAAAAATGTCCATGCCAAGAACCAAACTTCAGGGGTGGAGTTTGTTCTCGACATGGAATGTCATCCTGCTGCATCTGAACAGCTTACAGATAGATTGGAGCTTCTGtctggggctgcaggacagcTTCTTGCGGCCACCCCTACAAGTCCTATGGAAGCTCAAGCAGAAGGAGCAATCACTCCG CTCAACTCATGTCATATGCTGCATTTCTCCACTCCAAGAATTTCAAGTCCCATCCTCCGCACCATGAGCCCTATAGCCTATCTGTCCATCCACTCGGACCCTCTGAGGGAGGCTGCTTTGCCAAGGAGTCAGTCAGCTGAGAGCCACTCCTCTTCCTCCCGCTCAACTGCCCGTAGGCAGCTTCCTGTCATTCCCTGTGGCAGCAAGTGCCCCCCTGTCATTCGCATCTCAAAAGCACAACCTGAGCAG